A single Candidatus Methylomirabilota bacterium DNA region contains:
- a CDS encoding cell division protein ZapA yields the protein MAEGRAEVEILGQRITVRGPSSQEYIRGLADYLDGMIRTVREQARVQEPTRLSILAGLHVVDELFRARDREAGLAARVDSLVERLGTVLR from the coding sequence ATGGCTGAAGGGCGGGCCGAGGTCGAGATCCTCGGGCAGCGGATCACGGTGCGGGGTCCGAGCTCACAGGAGTACATCCGCGGGCTCGCCGACTACCTGGACGGCATGATCCGCACGGTACGGGAGCAGGCGCGTGTTCAGGAGCCGACGCGGCTGTCGATCCTGGCCGGCCTCCACGTCGTCGACGAGCTGTTCCGGGCCCGGGACCGCGAGGCGGGGCTGGCCGCGCGGGTGGACAGCCTGGTCGAGCGTCTGGGCACGGTCCTCAGGTGA